The following are encoded together in the Bicyclus anynana chromosome 2, ilBicAnyn1.1, whole genome shotgun sequence genome:
- the LOC112050572 gene encoding sister chromatid cohesion protein PDS5 homolog B isoform X2: protein MAEIVYPQGCRPITDDLGPDELVRRLKALAHTLQGLGQDEGMYQQYIPLALHLADEFFLTHPSRDVQLLIACCIADVLRVYAPEAPYKDQDQVKTIFLFLINQLQGLRDPKDPAFKRYFYLLENLAYVKSFNMCFELEDCQEIFCALFSLMFKIVNTEHSSKVKSFMLDVLCPLITESDVVSNELLNVILMNLVEPNKREHKHAYSLAKELIIKTSETLEPYIQAFFNHVLILGKEEKNLVIFSKVYELIYELNQCCPSVLLSVLPQLECKLKSAQFQERLSAVALLARMFSEPGSELAKQYPALWRAFLGRFNDISVQIRIKCVQYCMHFLVHHPDLRKDITETLKMRQHDSHEQVRYEVVMAIIATAQRDFEAVAESEDLLHFVRERTLDKKFKIRKEAMSGLAMIYKKFLTEDSVPPATERAVQWIKDKILHGYYMTALEDRLLVERLLNTSLVPYTLPAPVRMKKLFYLMSNVDDNATKAFIELQKHQLAVRRTVAEWIDLHRKPPTPAVQKEMIAKVLHISSKFLPESVKAQEFLNKFSSHMKKAPELLQGMETILSPNVSCEVCVRTTSNVLKKLGQPVMTNLYYNTVKMLLERVSSVMVDHDSLLILVGFVEGAVRGTDSSIAEECGIDIKKAAERGLKLLVMLSFVFPAHFLHEDVLSRLTSLLEMDDETVAPHILAALTFLGKYRPLSEACPTLFPKLIILCKAYAEVGTPKQAKNAVRCLFVNVPEQRAQIFTEILETLKSTLSPHSEHYRTAIVTLGHIAHNLPEDFPVIIKNIVSRKIVKELLVREGGGSSNTLDGGWCDEEDLPEETRCKLEGLKCMARWLLGLKKDELSAQKTFRMLNAFIVHKGDLLQQKRVSAAEMAHLRLAAGAAMLKICEQKGVGDQFTADQFYNLSHLMVDDVPEVREAFAAKLHKGLSKGIPNKCLPLDFMGMYALAGREPDKRIRGLVRQYMLADVVRRREYVRTITVGTKEKAVSQLPHILPDYMMVFAVPVLAHDPAFVAYDNVPQLRMVKQCLWFVLEPLITRNDFYCYGFYKSLVERMKMHKDALNEMDDAMNYKLWATCDLAMSVIWTRSTTFELRDFPSDARIPTMYFAPQPDYFVNTRVFLPPELQFQPKKQPAAVTEINSRGKKRRVAEEKDSTNANDVEPSEASDTQILLPCLEQPPETDLEEPLAKRVMSD from the exons GCTTTAGCACACACCCTCCAGGGTCTGGGCCAGGATGAGGGCATGTACCAGCAGTACATACCGCTGGCGCTGCACCTCGCGGACGAGTTCTTCCTCACGCACCCGTCGCGCGACGTGCAGCTGCTCATCGCGTGCTGCATCGCCGACGTGCTGCGAGTGTACGCGCCCGAAGCGCCGTACAAGGATCAGGACCAG GTGAAAACAATATTCCTGTTCCTGATCAACCAACTACAAGGTCTCCGGGACCCAAAAGACCCAGCTTTCAAGCGGTATTTCTACCTGCTGGAGAATCTGGCCTATGTCAAGTCTTTCAACATGTGCTTCGAGTTGGAAGATTGCCAGGAGATATTTTGTGCACTGTTCTCACTTATGTTTAAGATTGTCAA TACTGAACATTCGTCTAAAGTAAAGTCCTTCATGCTGGACGTGCTGTGTCCCCTCATTACGGAGTCTGACGTGGTCTCCAACGAGCTGCTGAACGTCATCCTCATGAACCTGGTGGAGCCCAACAAGCGAGAGCACAAGCATGCCTACTCGCTCGCCAAAGAGCTTATCATAAAGACCAGCGAGACCTTGGAACCATACATACAGGCG TTCTTTAACCACGTTCTTATATTAGGGAAAGAAGAAAAGAatcttgttattttttcaaaagtGTATGAATTAATATACGAATTAAACCAATGCTGCCCATCGGTGTTGCTATCAGTACTGCCACAGTTAGAGTGTAAACTAAAGTCAGCTCAATTCCAAGAGCGACTGAGCGCTGTAGCTCTACTCGCCAGAATGTTCTCTGAGCCAGGGTCGGAACTTGCCAAGCAGTACCCGGCTCTGTGGCGAGCGTTTCTCGGCAGATTTAACGATATATCAGTACAAATTAGAATCAAATGCGTCCAATATTGTATGCATTTCCTCGTACACCATCCAGATTTGAGGAAAGATATTACGGAGACATTAAAAATGAGACAGCACGATTCCCACGAACAAGTTCGTTACGAAGTCGTCATGGCTATAATAGCGACAGCTCAGAGAGATTTCGAAGCTGTGGCCGAGTCTGAAGACTTGTTACACTTCGTCAGAGAGAGGACTTTAGATAAGAAGTTTAAAATACGCAAAGAAGCGATGTCTGGTCTAGCGATGATATACAAAAAGTTCCTGACAGAAGATTCTGTACCACCAGCCACAGAGCGAGCGGTGCAGTGGATAAAAGACAAAATCCTCCATGGTTACTACATGACAGCTTTGGAGGACAGATTGTTGGTTGAAAGACTCTTGAATACATCATTAGTTCCATATACACTGCCAGCGCCAGTGAGGATGAAAAAGCTGTTCTATTTGATGTCTAATGTCGATGATAACGCCACCAAAGCGTTCATAGAGCTTCAGAAACATCAACTGGCCGTGCGAAGGACGGTCGCTGAATGGATCGATTTGCATAGAAAACCTCCGACGCCAGCCGTACAGAAGGAGATGATAGCTAAAGTTTTACACATTAGTTCTAAGTTTTTGCCCGAATCGGTGAAAGCGCAGGAGTTTCTTAACAAGTTCTCCAGCCATATGAAGAAAGCGCCGGAGTTGTTGCAAGGGATGGAGACGATTTTGAGTCCAAACGTCAGCTGCGAAGTTTGTGTGCGCACTACA TCAAATGTGCTGAAAAAGCTAGGCCAACCAGTAATGACAAACCTTTATTACAACACAGTGAAGATGCTTCTAGAGCGAGTGAGCTCAGTGATGGTGGATCATGATTCATTGCTCATACTTGTTGGATTTGTGGAGGGGGCTGTCAGAGGCACAGACTCGTCAATCGCTGAGGAGTGTG GCATAGACATAAAGAAGGCGGCGGAGCGCGGGCTGAAGCTGCTGGTGATGCTGTCGTTCGTGTTCCCGGCGCACTTCCTGCACGAGGACGTGCTGAGCCGCCTCACGTCGCTGCTGGAGATGGACGACGAGACGGTCGCGCCGCACATACTCGCCGCGCTCACCTTCCTCGGCAAATACAGGCCGCTGA gTGAAGCGTGTCCAACGTTGTTCCCTAAGCTGATAATTCTATGCAAGGCGTACGCTGAAGTTGGTACACCGAAACAAGCCAAAAACGCTGTCAG ATGTCTATTCGTGAACGTCCCGGAGCAGCGCGCGCAGATCTTCACGGAGATCCTGGAGACGCTGAAGTCGACGCTGAGCCCGCACTCGGAGCACTACCGCACCGCCATCGTCACGCTCGGCCACATCGCGCACAACCTGCCCGAGGACTTCCCCGTCATCATCAAGAACATCGTCTCCCGGAAG ATAGTGAAAGAGTTACTGGTCAGAGAAGGTGGTGGGAGTTCGAATACTCTGGATGGCGGTTGGTGTGATGAAGAGGATCTGCCAGAAGAGACTCGCTGCAAACTAGAAGGCCTCAAATGCATGGCCCGCTGGCTCCTAGGACTCAAGAAGGACGAATTATCTGCTCAGAAGACGTTTAGGATGCTAAATGCGTTTATCGTACATAAAGGAGATCTATTACAG CAAAAGCGCGTGTCTGCCGCCGAGATGGCGCACCTGCGgctggcggcgggcgcggccaTGCTCAAGATCTGCGAGCAGAAGGGCGTGGGCGACCAGTTCACGGCCGACCAGTTCTACAACCTGTCGCATCTCATGGTG GATGATGTACCTGAAGTGAGAGAAGCGTTCGCTGCAAAACTACATAAGGGCTTATCAAAG GGTATACCAAACAAATGTCTGCCGTTGGACTTCATGGGCATGTACGCGTTGGCCGGACGCGAGCCCGACAAGCGCATCCGCGGCCTCGTGCGGCAGTACATGCTGGCCGACGTGGTGCGGCGCAGGGAGTACGTGCGGACCATCACCGTGGGCACCAAAG AGAAGGCAGTGAGCCAGCTGCCGCACATCCTGCCCGACTACATGATGGTGTTCGCTGTGCCGGTGCTGGCGCACGACCCCGCCTTCGTCGCCTACGACAACGTGCCGCAGCTCAGG ATGGTGAAGCAGTGTCTGTGGTTCGTGCTGGAGCCGCTGATAACGCGCAACGACTTCTACTGCTACGGCTTCTATAAGAGTCTCGTGGAGCGAATGAAGATGCACAAGGATGCACTCAATGAAATGGACGACGCTATGAATTAT AAACTATGGGCAACCTGCGACCTGGCGATGTCGGTGATCTGGACGCGCTCCACCACCTTCGAGCTGCGCGACTTCCCGTCGGACGCGCGCATCCCCACCATGTACTTCGCGCCGCAGCCCGACTACTTCGTCAACACGCGCGTCTTCTTACCGCCCGAGCTTCAG TTCCAACCGAAGAAACAGCCCGCAGCAGTGACAGAAATAAACTCACGCGGCAAGAAACGGCGCGTCGCTGAAGAAAAAGACTCCACAAACGCCAACGATGTTGAG CCCTCTGAAGCATCAGACACCCAGATATTACTGCCCTGTCTAGAGCAACCCCCGGAGACAGATCTAGAAGAGCCGCTCGCCAAACGAGTCATGAGCGATTGA
- the LOC112050572 gene encoding sister chromatid cohesion protein PDS5 homolog B isoform X1 → MAEIVYPQGCRPITDDLGPDELVRRLKALAHTLQGLGQDEGMYQQYIPLALHLADEFFLTHPSRDVQLLIACCIADVLRVYAPEAPYKDQDQVKTIFLFLINQLQGLRDPKDPAFKRYFYLLENLAYVKSFNMCFELEDCQEIFCALFSLMFKIVNTEHSSKVKSFMLDVLCPLITESDVVSNELLNVILMNLVEPNKREHKHAYSLAKELIIKTSETLEPYIQAFFNHVLILGKEEKNLVIFSKVYELIYELNQCCPSVLLSVLPQLECKLKSAQFQERLSAVALLARMFSEPGSELAKQYPALWRAFLGRFNDISVQIRIKCVQYCMHFLVHHPDLRKDITETLKMRQHDSHEQVRYEVVMAIIATAQRDFEAVAESEDLLHFVRERTLDKKFKIRKEAMSGLAMIYKKFLTEDSVPPATERAVQWIKDKILHGYYMTALEDRLLVERLLNTSLVPYTLPAPVRMKKLFYLMSNVDDNATKAFIELQKHQLAVRRTVAEWIDLHRKPPTPAVQKEMIAKVLHISSKFLPESVKAQEFLNKFSSHMKKAPELLQGMETILSPNVSCEVCVRTTSNVLKKLGQPVMTNLYYNTVKMLLERVSSVMVDHDSLLILVGFVEGAVRGTDSSIAEECGIDIKKAAERGLKLLVMLSFVFPAHFLHEDVLSRLTSLLEMDDETVAPHILAALTFLGKYRPLSEACPTLFPKLIILCKAYAEVGTPKQAKNAVRCLFVNVPEQRAQIFTEILETLKSTLSPHSEHYRTAIVTLGHIAHNLPEDFPVIIKNIVSRKIVKELLVREGGGSSNTLDGGWCDEEDLPEETRCKLEGLKCMARWLLGLKKDELSAQKTFRMLNAFIVHKGDLLQQKRVSAAEMAHLRLAAGAAMLKICEQKGVGDQFTADQFYNLSHLMVDDVPEVREAFAAKLHKGLSKGIPNKCLPLDFMGMYALAGREPDKRIRGLVRQYMLADVVRRREYVRTITVGTKVEKAVSQLPHILPDYMMVFAVPVLAHDPAFVAYDNVPQLRMVKQCLWFVLEPLITRNDFYCYGFYKSLVERMKMHKDALNEMDDAMNYKLWATCDLAMSVIWTRSTTFELRDFPSDARIPTMYFAPQPDYFVNTRVFLPPELQFQPKKQPAAVTEINSRGKKRRVAEEKDSTNANDVEPSEASDTQILLPCLEQPPETDLEEPLAKRVMSD, encoded by the exons GCTTTAGCACACACCCTCCAGGGTCTGGGCCAGGATGAGGGCATGTACCAGCAGTACATACCGCTGGCGCTGCACCTCGCGGACGAGTTCTTCCTCACGCACCCGTCGCGCGACGTGCAGCTGCTCATCGCGTGCTGCATCGCCGACGTGCTGCGAGTGTACGCGCCCGAAGCGCCGTACAAGGATCAGGACCAG GTGAAAACAATATTCCTGTTCCTGATCAACCAACTACAAGGTCTCCGGGACCCAAAAGACCCAGCTTTCAAGCGGTATTTCTACCTGCTGGAGAATCTGGCCTATGTCAAGTCTTTCAACATGTGCTTCGAGTTGGAAGATTGCCAGGAGATATTTTGTGCACTGTTCTCACTTATGTTTAAGATTGTCAA TACTGAACATTCGTCTAAAGTAAAGTCCTTCATGCTGGACGTGCTGTGTCCCCTCATTACGGAGTCTGACGTGGTCTCCAACGAGCTGCTGAACGTCATCCTCATGAACCTGGTGGAGCCCAACAAGCGAGAGCACAAGCATGCCTACTCGCTCGCCAAAGAGCTTATCATAAAGACCAGCGAGACCTTGGAACCATACATACAGGCG TTCTTTAACCACGTTCTTATATTAGGGAAAGAAGAAAAGAatcttgttattttttcaaaagtGTATGAATTAATATACGAATTAAACCAATGCTGCCCATCGGTGTTGCTATCAGTACTGCCACAGTTAGAGTGTAAACTAAAGTCAGCTCAATTCCAAGAGCGACTGAGCGCTGTAGCTCTACTCGCCAGAATGTTCTCTGAGCCAGGGTCGGAACTTGCCAAGCAGTACCCGGCTCTGTGGCGAGCGTTTCTCGGCAGATTTAACGATATATCAGTACAAATTAGAATCAAATGCGTCCAATATTGTATGCATTTCCTCGTACACCATCCAGATTTGAGGAAAGATATTACGGAGACATTAAAAATGAGACAGCACGATTCCCACGAACAAGTTCGTTACGAAGTCGTCATGGCTATAATAGCGACAGCTCAGAGAGATTTCGAAGCTGTGGCCGAGTCTGAAGACTTGTTACACTTCGTCAGAGAGAGGACTTTAGATAAGAAGTTTAAAATACGCAAAGAAGCGATGTCTGGTCTAGCGATGATATACAAAAAGTTCCTGACAGAAGATTCTGTACCACCAGCCACAGAGCGAGCGGTGCAGTGGATAAAAGACAAAATCCTCCATGGTTACTACATGACAGCTTTGGAGGACAGATTGTTGGTTGAAAGACTCTTGAATACATCATTAGTTCCATATACACTGCCAGCGCCAGTGAGGATGAAAAAGCTGTTCTATTTGATGTCTAATGTCGATGATAACGCCACCAAAGCGTTCATAGAGCTTCAGAAACATCAACTGGCCGTGCGAAGGACGGTCGCTGAATGGATCGATTTGCATAGAAAACCTCCGACGCCAGCCGTACAGAAGGAGATGATAGCTAAAGTTTTACACATTAGTTCTAAGTTTTTGCCCGAATCGGTGAAAGCGCAGGAGTTTCTTAACAAGTTCTCCAGCCATATGAAGAAAGCGCCGGAGTTGTTGCAAGGGATGGAGACGATTTTGAGTCCAAACGTCAGCTGCGAAGTTTGTGTGCGCACTACA TCAAATGTGCTGAAAAAGCTAGGCCAACCAGTAATGACAAACCTTTATTACAACACAGTGAAGATGCTTCTAGAGCGAGTGAGCTCAGTGATGGTGGATCATGATTCATTGCTCATACTTGTTGGATTTGTGGAGGGGGCTGTCAGAGGCACAGACTCGTCAATCGCTGAGGAGTGTG GCATAGACATAAAGAAGGCGGCGGAGCGCGGGCTGAAGCTGCTGGTGATGCTGTCGTTCGTGTTCCCGGCGCACTTCCTGCACGAGGACGTGCTGAGCCGCCTCACGTCGCTGCTGGAGATGGACGACGAGACGGTCGCGCCGCACATACTCGCCGCGCTCACCTTCCTCGGCAAATACAGGCCGCTGA gTGAAGCGTGTCCAACGTTGTTCCCTAAGCTGATAATTCTATGCAAGGCGTACGCTGAAGTTGGTACACCGAAACAAGCCAAAAACGCTGTCAG ATGTCTATTCGTGAACGTCCCGGAGCAGCGCGCGCAGATCTTCACGGAGATCCTGGAGACGCTGAAGTCGACGCTGAGCCCGCACTCGGAGCACTACCGCACCGCCATCGTCACGCTCGGCCACATCGCGCACAACCTGCCCGAGGACTTCCCCGTCATCATCAAGAACATCGTCTCCCGGAAG ATAGTGAAAGAGTTACTGGTCAGAGAAGGTGGTGGGAGTTCGAATACTCTGGATGGCGGTTGGTGTGATGAAGAGGATCTGCCAGAAGAGACTCGCTGCAAACTAGAAGGCCTCAAATGCATGGCCCGCTGGCTCCTAGGACTCAAGAAGGACGAATTATCTGCTCAGAAGACGTTTAGGATGCTAAATGCGTTTATCGTACATAAAGGAGATCTATTACAG CAAAAGCGCGTGTCTGCCGCCGAGATGGCGCACCTGCGgctggcggcgggcgcggccaTGCTCAAGATCTGCGAGCAGAAGGGCGTGGGCGACCAGTTCACGGCCGACCAGTTCTACAACCTGTCGCATCTCATGGTG GATGATGTACCTGAAGTGAGAGAAGCGTTCGCTGCAAAACTACATAAGGGCTTATCAAAG GGTATACCAAACAAATGTCTGCCGTTGGACTTCATGGGCATGTACGCGTTGGCCGGACGCGAGCCCGACAAGCGCATCCGCGGCCTCGTGCGGCAGTACATGCTGGCCGACGTGGTGCGGCGCAGGGAGTACGTGCGGACCATCACCGTGGGCACCAAAG TAGAGAAGGCAGTGAGCCAGCTGCCGCACATCCTGCCCGACTACATGATGGTGTTCGCTGTGCCGGTGCTGGCGCACGACCCCGCCTTCGTCGCCTACGACAACGTGCCGCAGCTCAGG ATGGTGAAGCAGTGTCTGTGGTTCGTGCTGGAGCCGCTGATAACGCGCAACGACTTCTACTGCTACGGCTTCTATAAGAGTCTCGTGGAGCGAATGAAGATGCACAAGGATGCACTCAATGAAATGGACGACGCTATGAATTAT AAACTATGGGCAACCTGCGACCTGGCGATGTCGGTGATCTGGACGCGCTCCACCACCTTCGAGCTGCGCGACTTCCCGTCGGACGCGCGCATCCCCACCATGTACTTCGCGCCGCAGCCCGACTACTTCGTCAACACGCGCGTCTTCTTACCGCCCGAGCTTCAG TTCCAACCGAAGAAACAGCCCGCAGCAGTGACAGAAATAAACTCACGCGGCAAGAAACGGCGCGTCGCTGAAGAAAAAGACTCCACAAACGCCAACGATGTTGAG CCCTCTGAAGCATCAGACACCCAGATATTACTGCCCTGTCTAGAGCAACCCCCGGAGACAGATCTAGAAGAGCCGCTCGCCAAACGAGTCATGAGCGATTGA
- the LOC112050571 gene encoding hypodermin-A isoform X2, translating to MNKESLRIRGGNTTDTKNYPYVAAIIINGRLWCAGAIVDVNWVLTAAHCLNYVLHVAPMKTLGKYVKVRVGSAHPHEGGELVDVAGAVRHPKFEEEPVPHADIALLKLSENLEFQQHINLIKIYDGMTEPYAQSFVVVAGWGATRFDAGAPAVQYNRLMGVMSFGPERCGHPTQPAVFVKAFYFRDFVKHTISSYKTTAELIEALKDIDPVVRPPVHIRDDVELVQNPDEVTEPDYRHD from the exons ATGAATAAGGAAAGCTTGCGGATCCGTGGGGGCAACACCACTGACACCAAGAACTACCCCTACGTAGCTGCCATCATCATAAACGGAAGACTCTGGTGCGCTGGCGCTATAGTTGATGTGAACTGGGTGCTCACAGCTGCACATTGTTTGAACTA CGTGCTTCACGTAGCGCCAATGAAAACCCTAGGAAAGTATGTAAAAGTCCGTGTGGGTAGCGCGCACCCTCACGAGGGGGGAGAACTGGTCGACGTCGCCGGAGCTGTCAGACATCCTAAATTCGAAGAGGAGCCAGTGCCGCATGCAGATATTGCACTGTTGAAACTATCTGAGAACTTGg AATTCCAGCAGCACATCAATTTGATCAAGATCTACGATGGAATGACGGAGCCTTACGCTCAGAGCTTCGTGGTCGTTGCTGGGTGGGGAGCTACACga TTCGATGCGGGCGCTCCCGCGGTACAATACAACCGACTGATGGGAGTGATGAGCTTCGGGCCCGAGCGCTGCGGACATCCCACTCAACCCGCTGTATTTGTAAAGGCGTTTTACTTTAG GGACTTCGTAAAGCACACGATATCGTCCTACAAAACGACAGCAGAGTTGATAGAAGCACTGAAGGACATCGACCCCGTGGTTCGACCGCCGGTACACATCAGAGACGATGTCGAGCTTGTCCAGAACCCAGACGAAGTCACCGAACCAGATTACAGAcacgattaa
- the LOC112050571 gene encoding uncharacterized protein LOC112050571 isoform X1, which translates to MNKESLRIRGGNTTDTKNYPYVAAIIINGRLWCAGAIVDVNWVLTAAHCLNYVLHVAPMKTLGKYVKVRVGSAHPHEGGELVDVAGAVRHPKFEEEPVPHADIALLKLSENLEFQQHINLIKIYDGMTEPYAQSFVVVAGWGATRGSDTAFRDHTPDLMSARLKVRTRGYCSDAYQLVSGFQFTPDFFCASLREGIRDACLFDAGAPAVQYNRLMGVMSFGPERCGHPTQPAVFVKAFYFRDFVKHTISSYKTTAELIEALKDIDPVVRPPVHIRDDVELVQNPDEVTEPDYRHD; encoded by the exons ATGAATAAGGAAAGCTTGCGGATCCGTGGGGGCAACACCACTGACACCAAGAACTACCCCTACGTAGCTGCCATCATCATAAACGGAAGACTCTGGTGCGCTGGCGCTATAGTTGATGTGAACTGGGTGCTCACAGCTGCACATTGTTTGAACTA CGTGCTTCACGTAGCGCCAATGAAAACCCTAGGAAAGTATGTAAAAGTCCGTGTGGGTAGCGCGCACCCTCACGAGGGGGGAGAACTGGTCGACGTCGCCGGAGCTGTCAGACATCCTAAATTCGAAGAGGAGCCAGTGCCGCATGCAGATATTGCACTGTTGAAACTATCTGAGAACTTGg AATTCCAGCAGCACATCAATTTGATCAAGATCTACGATGGAATGACGGAGCCTTACGCTCAGAGCTTCGTGGTCGTTGCTGGGTGGGGAGCTACACga GGATCAGACACAGCTTTTAGAGACCACACGCCGGATCTGATGTCTGCGCGGCTGAAAGTGCGTACGCGAGGTTACTGCAGTGACGCGTACCAACTTGTCAGCGGCTTCCAGTTCACGCCCGACTTCTTCTGCGCCTCCTTGCGGGAGGGCATCAGAGATGCGTGTTTG TTCGATGCGGGCGCTCCCGCGGTACAATACAACCGACTGATGGGAGTGATGAGCTTCGGGCCCGAGCGCTGCGGACATCCCACTCAACCCGCTGTATTTGTAAAGGCGTTTTACTTTAG GGACTTCGTAAAGCACACGATATCGTCCTACAAAACGACAGCAGAGTTGATAGAAGCACTGAAGGACATCGACCCCGTGGTTCGACCGCCGGTACACATCAGAGACGATGTCGAGCTTGTCCAGAACCCAGACGAAGTCACCGAACCAGATTACAGAcacgattaa